The Gemmatimonadota bacterium genomic interval TCGGTCGCATATCGGGACAAGCCTGGGGCGTGGGATATTTCGGAGGCCTGCTCTCAATGGCCGTCCTCATGGTCGGCTTTGTATCCGCAGAAACCCCGTGGTTTGGCCTCACCAAAGAAACCCATGAACACATCCGGGCGACAAACATCGGCGTTGCGATCTGGTTTGCCATCTTCAGCCTCCCAGCCCTCTTCTATTTACCCCAAACACCTGCGCGACAAACCGGCGACAAACTCAGTTTGGCTGCATCCTACCGACGCATCCTGCAAACCTTCCGCGAACTCCAGCGCTACCGGGAAATCTTCAAACTACTGCTCGCGCGCCTCGTCTATAACGACGGCCTGATCACCGTCTTTGCCTTCGGCGGCATTTATGCGGCAGGCACATTTGGATTCACATTTGAAGAAGTCCTCTTCTTCGGCATCATCGTCAACATCGCAGCTGGCATCGGCGCATGGTGTTTTGGGTACCTGGACGACCGCCTGGGCGGCAAACTCACCATCCAGATCACCCTCGTCGGATTCGTCATCGCGGCGATCATCGCCGTCGTACCCCAGGAAAAAATCTGGTTCTGGATCGCGGGCCTCCTCGTCGGCCTATTTGCCGGTCCCAACCAATCGGCCAGCCGGTCCCTCATGGGGCGTTTTGTCCCCAAAAACAAAGAAACCGAATTTTACGGCTTCTACGCTTTCTCGGGAAAAGCCACGGCATTTCTCGGCCCCCTCCTCATGGGCGTCATCACACAAGCCTCTGGATCCCAGCGCT includes:
- a CDS encoding MFS transporter, coding for MPNSKNRKTIISWMMYDFANSSFANNVTTFIYAAFFTKVIAENEIIGTALWSRGVGIIMLVVALLSPPLGALSDQGGYRRRFLIFFTFLAVIFTALLYFSQKGQATYALTLYIIACICFEMGIVFYNAFLPDIAPPERIGRISGQAWGVGYFGGLLSMAVLMVGFVSAETPWFGLTKETHEHIRATNIGVAIWFAIFSLPALFYLPQTPARQTGDKLSLAASYRRILQTFRELQRYREIFKLLLARLVYNDGLITVFAFGGIYAAGTFGFTFEEVLFFGIIVNIAAGIGAWCFGYLDDRLGGKLTIQITLVGFVIAAIIAVVPQEKIWFWIAGLLVGLFAGPNQSASRSLMGRFVPKNKETEFYGFYAFSGKATAFLGPLLMGVITQASGSQRYGMATVGLFFIIGGLLLRTVDEQKGIRMAREKTPPETDA